One genomic window of Halogeometricum rufum includes the following:
- a CDS encoding calcium/sodium antiporter, protein MVMTAEQAVQVGIVIASVGGLWVGARLLVDSVVRLARRVGLSELTIGLTVVAAGTSTPELVVTADAALKGLGDIAVGNVVGSNIYNLAFVLGVVSLLRVVPIERSLVHRDGVALVVSTLLGAYAVSDGVVTRLEGAVLVGLFVVYTAVLLRGGTEASQSADSTDAPPGLGTAVTERVQFRGRDAALLVAGLAVVLVSGDLMVGAASGLARGAGISEWVIGGTIVAAGTSTPEFAVSLVAMRRGRLGVSVGNVVGSNVFNLLVIMGVGALVSPLSLSGSIGLSLAWLLAVSVAMVAALWTGRRLSRPEGGLFAGSEVVRWVVGLLGLG, encoded by the coding sequence ATGGTGATGACAGCCGAACAGGCCGTCCAGGTGGGAATCGTAATCGCGTCAGTCGGGGGGCTGTGGGTCGGAGCCCGCCTCCTCGTCGACTCGGTCGTCCGACTGGCCCGGCGCGTCGGCCTGTCCGAGTTGACTATCGGGCTGACCGTCGTCGCCGCCGGGACGTCGACGCCCGAACTCGTCGTCACGGCCGACGCAGCGCTGAAGGGCCTCGGCGACATCGCCGTCGGAAACGTCGTCGGGTCGAACATCTACAACCTGGCGTTCGTCCTCGGCGTCGTCTCGTTGCTCCGGGTCGTCCCGATAGAGCGGTCGCTCGTGCACCGCGACGGCGTCGCGCTCGTGGTCAGCACGCTCCTCGGCGCGTACGCCGTGTCCGACGGTGTGGTGACCAGACTGGAGGGGGCCGTCCTCGTCGGACTGTTCGTCGTCTACACGGCGGTCCTGTTGCGAGGCGGCACCGAGGCGTCGCAGTCGGCCGACTCGACGGACGCCCCGCCGGGCCTCGGCACCGCGGTGACGGAGCGCGTGCAGTTCCGCGGGCGCGACGCCGCCCTCCTGGTCGCGGGACTGGCCGTCGTCCTCGTCAGCGGCGACCTGATGGTGGGTGCGGCGTCGGGACTGGCGCGCGGCGCGGGCATCTCCGAGTGGGTCATCGGAGGTACTATCGTCGCCGCGGGGACGTCCACGCCGGAGTTCGCCGTCTCGCTCGTGGCGATGCGGCGCGGCCGCCTCGGCGTCAGCGTCGGAAACGTCGTCGGCAGCAACGTGTTCAACCTCCTCGTCATCATGGGCGTCGGCGCCCTCGTCAGTCCGTTGTCGCTGAGCGGTTCCATCGGCCTGAGTCTGGCGTGGCTACTCGCCGTCTCCGTCGCGATGGTCGCGGCGCTCTGGACGGGGCGTCGCCTCTCGCGCCCGGAGGGCGGACTGTTCGCGGGGTCCGAAGTCGTCCGGTGGGTCGTCGGCCTCCTCGGCCTCGGGTGA